Proteins co-encoded in one Setaria viridis chromosome 9, Setaria_viridis_v4.0, whole genome shotgun sequence genomic window:
- the LOC117837927 gene encoding uncharacterized protein, which translates to MPTPPPAPARLLHLAAPLLVVLALAAGVANAATPPSPADALLAWKSSLGDPPALSTWADAASLCTGWRGVACDAAGRVTSLRLRGLGLTGGLDALNAAALPGLTSLDLNGNNLAGPIPASLSRLRALAALDLGSNGLNGTIPPQLGDLSGLVDLRLYNNNLAGAIPHQLSKLPKIVHFDLGSNYLTNPDKFESMPTVSFLSLYLNYLNGSFPEFVLRSSNVTYLDLSQNTFSGPIPDSLPERLPNLRWLNLSANAFSGKIPASVARLTRLQDLHIGGNNLTGGVPEFLGSMSKLRVLELGGTQLGGRLPPVLGRLKMLQRLDVKNAGLVSTLPPELGNLSNLDFVDLSGNHLSGSLPASFVGMRKMREFGVSFNNLTGEIPGGLFTGWPELISFQVQSNSLTGKIPPALGKATKLRILFLFSNKLTGSIPPELGELANLNELDLSVNSLTGPIPNSFGNLKQLTRLALFFNGLTGEIPPEIGNMTALQILDVNTNHLEGELPSTISSLRNLQYLALFDNNLSGTIPPDLGAGLALTDVSFANNSFSGELPRNLCNGFTLQNFTANHNKFSGKLPPCMKNCSELYRVRLEGNQFTGDISEVFGVHPNMDYLDVSGNKLTGRLSDDWGQCTNITRLHMDGNRISGGIPVAFWSMTSLQDLSLAGNNLTGVIPPELGYLSVLFNFNLSHNSFSGPIPTSLGNNSKLQKVDFSGNMLNGTIPVGISNLGSLTYLDLSKNKLSGQIPSELGNLVQLQIVLDLSSNSLSGPIPSNLVKLMNLQKLNLSRNELSGSIPAGFSRMSSLETVDFSYNQLTGEIPSGSAFQNSSAAAYIGNLGLCGNVQGIPSCDRNASSGHRKRTVIEIVLSVVGAVLLAAIVACLILSCCRRPREQKVLEASTSDPYECMIWEKEGKFTFLDIVNATDSFNESFCIGKGGFGSVYKAELTSGQVVAVKRFHVAETGDISEASKKSFENEIKALTEVRHRNIVKLHGFCTSGDYMYLVYEYLERGSLGKTLYSEEGKKKFDWGMRVKVVQGVAHALAYLHHDCNPAIVHRDTTVNNILLESEFEPRLSDFGTAKLLGSASTNWTSVAGSYGYMAPELAYTMRVTEKCDVYSFGVVALEVMMGKHPGDLLTSLPAISASKEDDLLLQDVLDQRLDPPMGEIAEEIVFVVRIALACTRANPESRPSMRSVAQEISAHTQACLSEPFRQITVSKLTDYQK; encoded by the exons ATGCCGACGCCACCACCCGCCCCCgcgcgcctcctccacctcgcggccccgctcctcgtcgtcctcgccctcgccgccggcgtcgccaatgccgcgacgccgccgtccccggccGACGCGCTACTGGCGTGGAAGTCGAGCCTGGGCGACCCGCCGGCGCTGTCCACCTGGGCGGACGCGGCCTCGCTCTGCACCGGCTGGCGCGGGGTCGCctgcgacgccgccggccgcgtcaCCTCCCTCCGGCTCCGCGGCCtcggcctcaccggcggcctGGACGCGCTcaacgccgccgcgctcccggGCCTCACCTCCCTCGACCTCAACGGCAACAACCTGGCCGGCCCCATCCCGGCGTCGCTCTCGCGGCTGCGCGCGCTGGCCGCGCTCGACCTGGGCAGCAACGGGCTCAACGGCACCATCCCGCCGCAGCTCGGCGACCTCTCCGGCCTCGTCGACCTCCGCCTCTACAACAacaacctcgccggcgccatccCGCACCAGCTGAGTAAGCTCCCAAAGATCGTCCACTTCGACCTGGGCTCCAACTACCTGACCAACCCCGACAAGTTCGAGTCGATGCCCACCGTCTCGTTCCTCTCGCTCTACCTCAACTACCTCAACGGCAGCTTCCCGGAGTTCGTGCTCCGCAGCAGCAACGTCACCTATCTCGACCTGTCGCAGAACACCTTCTCCGGGCCGATCCCGGACTCGCTGCCGGAGAGGCTGCCGAACCTGCGGTGGCTCAACCTGTCAGCCAACGCGTTCTCCGGCAAGATCCCAGCGTCGGTCGCGAGGCTGACGAGGCTCCAGGACCTGCACATCGGCggcaacaacctcaccggcggcgTCCCGGAGTTCCTCGGGTCGATGTCGAAGCTGAGGGTTCTTGAGCTCGGCGGCACCCAACTCGGCGGGCGGCTCCCGCCGGTTCTTGGCCGGCTCAAGATGCTGCAGCGTCTCGACGTGAAGAACGCCGGTCTGGTCTCCACtctgccgccggagctcggcaaCCTCAGTAACCTCGACTTCGTCGACCTCTCCGGTAACCACCTCTCCGGGAGCTTGCCGGCGTCCTTCGTTGGGATGCGGAAGATGCGGGAGTTCGGCGTATCgttcaacaacctcaccggcgagATCCCAGGGGGGCTGTTCACGGGCTGGCCGGAGCTCATATCGTTCCAGGTGCAGAGCAACTCGCTTACGGGCAAGATCCCACCGGCGCTCGGCAAGGCGACGAAGCTGCGAATCTTGTTTCTCTTCAGCAACAAACTTACCGGCTCTATCCCGCCGGAGCTTGGAGAGCTAGCGAACCTGAACGAGCTGGATTTGTCAGTGAACTCCCTCACCGGGCCGATACCCAACTCATTCGGTAACCTCAAGCAGCTCACCCGGCTGGCGCTCTTCTTCAACGGGCTCACCGGCGAGATCCCGCCGGAGATCGGCAACATGACGGCGTTGCAAATCTTGGACGTCAACACCAACCACCTGGAAGGAGAGCTGCCTTCCACAATCTCATCGCTGAGGAACCTCCAGTACCTGGCATTGTTCGACAACAACTTGAGCGGCACCATCCCACCGGACCTCGGCGCAGGGCTGGCATTGACCGACGTGAGCTTCGCGAACAACAGTTTCTCCGGCGAGTTGCCACGGAACCTTTGCAACGGCTTCACGCTGCAGAACTTCACCGCGAACCACAACAAATTCAGTGGCAAGCTGCCGCCTTGCATGAAGAACTGCTCGGAGCTGTATCGGGTGCGGCTGGAGGGGAACCAATTCACCGGCGACATCTCGGAGGTGTTTGGGGTGCACCCCAACATGGACTACCTGGATGTCTCTGGGAACAAGCTGACCGGCCGACTGTCAGATGATTGGGGGCAATGCACCAATATCACGCGCCTGCACATGGATGGCAACCGCATATCAGGCGGCATTCCGGTGGCTTTTTGGAGCATGACAAGCTTGCAGGACCTCAGCTTGGCTGGGAATAACTTGACAGGAGTCATTCCACCTGAGCTTGGTTATCTCAGCGTGTTGTTCAATTTCAATCTGAGCCATAACTCCTTTTCTGGGCCGATTCCGACAAGTTTGGGCAACAATTCCAAACTGCAGAAGGTTGATTTCTCAGGGAACATGCTTAACGGGACCATACCGGTGGGCATTAGCAATCTTGGTTCACTAACCTATCTTGATTTGAGCAAGAATAAGTTGTCAGGGCAGATACCAAGTGAGCTCGGTAACCTGGTTCAGCTGCAGATTGTGCTTGATTTGAGCAGCAACTCACTGTCTGGTCCTATTCCTTCAAATCTTGTGAAGCTGATGAACCTACAGAAACTGAATTTGTCACGCAATGAGCTCAGCGGTTCGATTCCAGCAGGCTTCTCTCGCATGTCGAGCCTAGAGACGGTTGATTTCTCTTACAATCAGCTCACTGGTGAGATACCGTCAGGCAGTGCTTTCCAGAACTCTTCAGCTGCGGCTTACATTGGGAATCTGGGGCTTTGTGGCAATGTGCAAGGCATTCCTTCTTGCGACCGCAACGCCTCTTCAGGGCATCGCAAAAGAACAGTCATTGAAATAGTTCTCTCAGTAGTTGGAGCAGTGTTGTTGGCAGCCATTGTTGCTTGCCTCATCCTATCATGCTGCAGGAGACCCAGGGAACAGAAAGTGTTGGAAGCGAGCACAAGTGATCCTTATGAGTGCATGATATGGGAAAAGGAGGGCAAATTCACGTTCCTCGACATCGTGAATGCCACTGACAGTTTCAATGAATCCTTCTGCATTGGGAAAGGTGGGTTTGGGAGCGTGTACAAGGCCGAGCTCACCAGTGGGCAGGTCGTGGCGGTGAAGCGCTTCCATGTCGCTGAGACAGGAGACATATCGGAAGCGAGCAAAAAGAGCTTTGAGAATGAGATCAAGGCACTGACAGAGGTCCGTCACCGGAACATTGTCAAGCTCCATGGCTTCTGCACAAGTGGAGACTACATGTACCTAGTGTATGAGTACCTGGAAAGGGGCAGCTTGGGAAAGACATTGTATAGTGAGGAAGGCAAGAAGAAGTTTGACTGGGGCATGAGGGTGAAGGTGGTCCAAGGGGTTGCCCATGCCCTGGCCTACCTGCACCATGACTGCAACCCAGCAATTGTTCACCGGGACACCACTGTGAATAATATCTTGCTTGAGTCAGAATTTGAGCCGCGGTTATCTGATTTTGGCACGGCAAAGCTCCTTGGGTCAGCCTCTACAAACTGGACTTCTGTAGCAGGATCATATGGCTACATGGCTCCAG AATTGGCATACACAATGAGAGTCACAGAGAAATGTGATGTGTACAGCTTTGGAGTAGTTGCTCTAGAGGTGATGATGGGGAAGCATCCTGGTGACCTCTTAACCTCCCTGCCGGCTATCTCTGCTTCAAAAGAAGATGACCTGTTACTCCAGGACGTACTAGACCagcggttggatcctccaatgGGGGAGATTGCAGAGGAAATTGTGTTTGTCGTGAGAATTGCGCTTGCTTGCACACGGGCAAATCCTGAATCACGGCCTTCCATGCGATCAGTGGCTCAAGAGATATCAGCGCATACTCAGGCATGTCTTTCTGAACCGTTCCGACAGATCACAGTAAGCAAGCTAACAGATTACCAGAAGTGA